A genomic stretch from bacterium includes:
- a CDS encoding electron transfer flavoprotein subunit beta/FixA family protein gives MKIAVMIKQVADTAARIELTPGGEAVKLAGVQLVLNPYDEFAVEQAIRVKEAAGGEVIVFNVGPASADEAVKTALAMGADRAVLVREEAAQALDPAGLAAILAALIKREGDCELVFCGKQATDGDSHQVGPAVAELLGLPSVTFITSFALAGGEATVGREADGQRETLAVKLPALFSCQKGLNEPRYPSLPGIMQAGRKPRALVTLAELGLAPAPRVERLGLSLPAARAAGKRLAGETPAQVKQLVELLRNEAKAV, from the coding sequence ATGAAGATCGCGGTGATGATCAAGCAGGTGGCCGATACGGCCGCCAGGATCGAGCTGACCCCCGGCGGCGAGGCGGTCAAGCTGGCCGGCGTCCAGCTCGTCCTCAATCCCTACGACGAGTTCGCCGTCGAGCAGGCGATCCGGGTCAAGGAGGCGGCCGGGGGCGAGGTGATCGTCTTCAACGTCGGCCCCGCCAGCGCCGACGAGGCCGTGAAGACGGCGCTCGCGATGGGCGCCGACCGCGCCGTGCTGGTGCGGGAGGAGGCCGCGCAGGCCCTGGATCCCGCGGGCCTGGCCGCGATCCTCGCGGCCCTCATCAAGCGCGAGGGCGACTGCGAGCTGGTCTTCTGCGGCAAGCAGGCCACCGACGGGGACAGCCATCAGGTGGGCCCCGCCGTCGCCGAGTTGCTCGGCCTGCCGTCGGTGACCTTCATCACCTCCTTCGCGCTCGCGGGCGGCGAGGCCACCGTGGGCCGCGAGGCGGACGGGCAGCGCGAGACGCTCGCCGTCAAGCTGCCCGCGCTCTTCAGCTGCCAGAAAGGACTCAACGAGCCGCGCTATCCGAGCCTGCCGGGCATCATGCAGGCCGGTCGCAAGCCGCGGGCGCTGGTGACGCTCGCCGAGCTCGGCCTCGCGCCGGCGCCGCGCGTGGAACGGCTGGGACTGAGCCTGCCGGCCGCCCGCGCGGCCGGCAAGCGCCTGGCGGGGGAAACGCCGGCTCAGGTCAAACAGCTCGTCGAGCTGCTGCGCAACGAGGCCAAGGCCGTCTAG